The following are encoded together in the Micromonospora lupini genome:
- a CDS encoding LPXTG cell wall anchor domain-containing protein, with amino-acid sequence MRRRIPAGVLIALALLVPAAPAAAQAESTGLDAACQTVERKVYKDIRELYTINVDTATDQEVRVLTAQLLHFAKTDALPDLPDAITTQLNDPSADLRAFVKTDVQRIWSTDLRVTVNQTFTDAGPNVEEAAQKVLGQSSVDVYLAYLNNGLYEARALDCASQPTPTSTTRPTQTPSATTTVVPTPSVSLAAPGGGGGGLPVTGADTATVASIGGALLVLGGAGYLIGRRRRSRFVA; translated from the coding sequence ATGCGACGGAGAATCCCAGCGGGTGTCCTGATAGCGCTGGCCTTGCTGGTCCCGGCGGCACCGGCGGCGGCGCAAGCCGAGTCAACCGGGCTGGACGCGGCCTGCCAAACGGTCGAGCGCAAGGTCTACAAGGACATCCGCGAGCTTTACACCATCAACGTGGATACCGCCACCGATCAAGAGGTGCGGGTGTTGACCGCCCAGCTCCTGCACTTTGCGAAGACCGACGCCTTGCCTGATCTGCCCGACGCGATAACGACGCAGCTGAACGACCCCTCGGCCGACCTCCGCGCATTCGTCAAGACGGACGTGCAGAGGATCTGGTCAACGGATCTGCGGGTCACGGTGAACCAGACGTTTACTGACGCCGGACCCAACGTGGAGGAAGCCGCGCAGAAGGTGCTTGGCCAGTCGTCCGTCGACGTCTATCTGGCCTACCTGAACAACGGCCTGTACGAGGCGCGTGCGCTTGACTGCGCGTCCCAGCCCACGCCGACCTCGACGACTCGGCCCACGCAGACCCCGAGCGCCACGACGACCGTCGTGCCGACCCCCTCCGTCAGCCTGGCCGCCCCTGGCGGCGGGGGTGGCGGGCTGCCCGTGACTGGTGCCGACACCGCGACCGTGGCCAGCATCGGCGGTGCGCTTCTGGTACTCGGCGGAGCGGGCTACCTGATCGGACGCCGACGCCGTTCCCGCTTCGTGGCATAG
- a CDS encoding DUF3566 domain-containing protein gives MTETQAKSGNTGTSANPVDEEAAKGGTPATGRAAVGRATVPADAPAPKFTRAPGMTPPPEQPGEDGGSGDAKADTSAVEAPTSAGVAPTAAAPTPARPTTTQPINTRPGQATSTGSTGTQPRIMPGMSQPDPGRTAPGGRPASGGGLPPGIGNASAVGAARVGEAVRAARSSVSSAASRGPRRARLNLKRIDPWSVMKFAFAVSVVLFIVVVVATSVLYLALDAMGVFQSVNDSLSDLVNAGGGQSTNGFQITAKGVILSSALIGLVNVVLFTALATLGAFVYNVCADLVGGIELTLAERD, from the coding sequence ATGACGGAGACACAGGCGAAGTCGGGGAACACGGGGACCTCGGCCAACCCGGTCGACGAGGAGGCCGCCAAGGGCGGCACACCAGCGACCGGCCGCGCGGCCGTGGGCCGGGCCACGGTTCCCGCCGACGCGCCTGCCCCGAAATTCACCCGGGCTCCCGGCATGACACCTCCGCCGGAGCAGCCCGGCGAGGACGGGGGATCGGGCGACGCCAAAGCCGATACGTCGGCTGTCGAGGCACCGACGTCTGCCGGGGTGGCCCCCACGGCGGCCGCCCCGACCCCGGCCCGGCCGACGACCACCCAGCCGATCAACACTCGACCCGGTCAGGCGACATCGACCGGGTCCACCGGCACCCAACCCCGGATCATGCCGGGCATGTCCCAGCCGGACCCGGGGCGTACGGCCCCGGGCGGTCGGCCCGCAAGCGGCGGTGGCCTGCCGCCAGGGATCGGCAACGCGTCGGCAGTCGGGGCCGCTCGCGTCGGTGAGGCGGTACGCGCCGCGCGTAGCTCGGTCAGCTCGGCGGCGTCCCGCGGACCGCGCCGGGCCCGGCTGAACCTCAAGCGGATCGACCCCTGGTCCGTGATGAAGTTCGCGTTCGCCGTCTCGGTGGTGCTGTTCATCGTCGTGGTGGTTGCCACGTCGGTGCTCTACCTGGCGCTGGACGCGATGGGCGTGTTCCAGAGCGTCAACGACAGTCTCAGCGACCTGGTAAACGCCGGCGGTGGGCAGAGCACCAACGGCTTCCAGATCACCGCCAAGGGCGTGATCCTCAGCTCGGCGCTGATCGGCCTGGTCAACGTGGTGCTGTTCACCGCGCTGGCCACGCTGGGAGCGTTCGTCTACAACGTCTGCGCCGACCTCGTCGGCGGGATCGAGCTGACGCTCGCCGAGCGGGACTGA
- a CDS encoding DLW-39 family protein, with protein MFKKLLILAGVVGVAAVVFNKVKAANDERALWHEATTAPDLR; from the coding sequence ATGTTCAAGAAGCTGCTGATCCTGGCCGGCGTCGTCGGCGTGGCTGCCGTCGTCTTCAACAAGGTCAAGGCCGCCAACGACGAGCGTGCCCTGTGGCACGAGGCGACCACCGCGCCCGACCTGCGCTGA
- a CDS encoding cation-translocating P-type ATPase: protein MTAAGRAAGRLLPSIGVPHLIGEASRTVGSAATRLARTAGLTRRRVWSRPGRHHIEVHGVCQDGGDRLARQVEAALERLPGVAWARVNAPSGRVVVAVQAPEPRLRDLIATIDRIESTCDHEPDPEIPPPHPPEEGPRTPRTLGALASDALGLTISAATRLLPFAPLPGEVAGLLAAGDLQPKLHAFVGRRLRSDPRADVIFPLAEAVVQGLTGRWTGIVLDGAQRMVQWGEARAQLAAWEKAEPGLTGDPERATARWPAVERPRPKPDGPVERYINRMLTAGTAAAVAATPFAGRKRAAALGLSALPKAPGSGREGYAAQLGRVLARRGVIAMDRGVLRELDRIDTLVLDAAVLGSERGVLADLAPASEADVDEVAERAFALFDPNDPTGSQELDGWRLAPLDQLPAGGPGDVPDGERLRAAGGQLLGLTHSGRLAALLRVEPEPAPGVDGLPAAARHAGLKLIVAGGDEQRYGFADALLPGGDRLADSVRALQRDGAVVMLVSGDRAALGASDCGLGMSAPDELPPWGAHLLVGTDLRVVSLVIEATGAARRMTQQNIRLAVAGTGLGALGAFTAPPTQLPHRSLVAVNGAAGLAFANGVWQARRLPDQSDTPAPVATAWHLMPVRTVLDRLGTTPDGLASAEAHRRHDGHGPGGGDTPAGGGLLRAFLDELSNPLTPVLAAGAVLSASFGSLVDAALVGSVVGGSALIGAVHERNTERSLAELLSRSAVTARVRRDGAERVVAAEDLVLGDVISLEPGDSVPADCRVLEAVGLEADESSLTGESLPVAKSDRAVVAAAIADRHSMLYEGTTVAAGHGTAVVVATGVDTESGRSLALVKQAPPTSGVEARLGSLTSAAIPLAAGSAIAVAGAGLLRGVPLAETAATAANLAVASVPEGLPFLVSAAQLAAARRLAEHGALVRNPRTIEALGRVDVLCFDKTGTLTEGQLLLAGVGDGVGDRYAPVDRLDDRLRLTLATALRATPAAAKPEDLALQTDRAVRRGAATAGVVEQTGAAGWRAAGGLPFEPSRGYHASIGETEGRLLLSVKGAPETVLPRCATRRADGRQEPLDDAGRAELHRLLADRAGAGHRILAVAECEVDAAQVTDSDVRGLTFVGFLALADGVRESAAPAVRRIRQAGVHTIMITGDHPATAEAIAATISEHDEQRVVTATELDQLDDDALAERLAHTDVVARCTPAHKVRIIQALQKCGRTVAMTGDGANDAPAIRLADVGIALGQRGTPAARAAADLVVTDDRLETIIATLVEGRAMWSSVRHALSILVGGNLGEIAFSVLTAAVTGRSALTGRQLLLVNLLTDLAPALAIAVRPPASDRTDGLLREGPDQSLGETLTREIGLRAASTTLGATVGWTLARYTGRQRRAGTVALVSLVGTQLGQTILAGGTSPAVLASTAASLGVLVVVVQTPGVSQFFGCTPLGPVGWTIGAGSALGATFANGALTRLVEHLPSARPDLAQPTSETAPAETAPAETAPAETAPAETEETGTDG from the coding sequence ATGACGGCGGCGGGTCGCGCCGCCGGCCGCCTCCTGCCGTCCATCGGCGTGCCGCATCTGATCGGGGAGGCATCCCGGACCGTCGGGTCGGCGGCGACCCGGCTGGCCCGGACGGCGGGGCTGACCCGGCGTCGGGTCTGGTCGCGCCCCGGCCGGCACCACATCGAGGTGCACGGCGTCTGCCAGGACGGTGGCGACCGGTTGGCCCGGCAGGTGGAGGCCGCGCTGGAGCGGTTGCCCGGGGTGGCCTGGGCCCGGGTGAACGCCCCGTCCGGCCGGGTGGTGGTGGCCGTACAAGCCCCCGAGCCGAGGCTGCGGGACCTCATCGCCACGATCGACCGGATCGAGAGCACCTGTGACCACGAGCCGGACCCGGAGATCCCGCCCCCGCACCCGCCGGAGGAGGGGCCGCGCACCCCGCGCACCCTGGGCGCACTCGCCTCGGACGCGCTGGGCCTGACCATTTCGGCGGCCACCCGGCTGCTGCCGTTCGCGCCGCTGCCCGGCGAGGTCGCCGGCCTGCTGGCCGCCGGTGACCTGCAACCGAAGCTGCACGCGTTCGTGGGCCGGCGGCTGCGCTCCGACCCTCGCGCCGACGTCATCTTTCCGCTGGCCGAGGCGGTGGTGCAGGGTCTGACCGGCCGTTGGACGGGGATCGTTCTCGACGGCGCCCAACGGATGGTGCAGTGGGGCGAGGCGCGGGCACAACTCGCCGCGTGGGAGAAGGCCGAGCCAGGGTTGACCGGCGACCCGGAGCGCGCCACCGCACGGTGGCCGGCGGTCGAGCGTCCCCGCCCGAAGCCGGACGGCCCGGTCGAGCGCTACATCAACCGGATGTTGACCGCCGGCACGGCGGCCGCGGTGGCCGCGACACCGTTCGCCGGGCGCAAGCGAGCCGCCGCACTGGGCCTGTCCGCGCTGCCCAAGGCCCCGGGCAGCGGACGGGAGGGGTACGCGGCGCAGCTCGGCCGGGTCCTAGCCCGGCGCGGGGTGATCGCGATGGACCGCGGCGTGCTGCGGGAGCTGGACCGGATCGACACGCTGGTGCTGGACGCCGCGGTTCTCGGCTCGGAGCGGGGCGTCCTCGCCGACCTGGCCCCGGCATCCGAGGCGGACGTCGACGAGGTGGCCGAGCGGGCGTTCGCACTGTTCGACCCGAACGACCCGACCGGCTCGCAGGAGCTGGACGGCTGGCGGCTGGCACCCCTGGACCAACTCCCGGCGGGTGGTCCCGGCGACGTGCCGGACGGCGAACGGCTGCGCGCGGCCGGCGGGCAGTTGCTCGGGCTCACCCACTCCGGCCGGCTCGCGGCGCTGCTGCGGGTCGAACCCGAGCCCGCGCCGGGTGTCGACGGCCTACCGGCCGCCGCCCGCCACGCCGGTCTGAAGCTGATCGTGGCCGGTGGCGACGAGCAGCGGTACGGCTTCGCCGACGCGCTGCTGCCCGGCGGGGATCGGCTGGCGGACTCCGTACGCGCGTTGCAGCGCGACGGGGCGGTGGTGATGCTGGTCTCCGGGGACCGGGCGGCGCTCGGCGCGTCCGACTGCGGGCTGGGGATGTCCGCTCCGGACGAGCTGCCGCCGTGGGGAGCGCACCTGCTTGTCGGCACCGACCTGCGGGTGGTGTCCCTGGTCATCGAGGCGACCGGGGCGGCCCGGCGAATGACGCAGCAGAACATCCGGCTCGCCGTGGCGGGCACCGGGCTCGGGGCGCTTGGCGCGTTCACGGCCCCACCGACCCAGCTTCCACACCGGTCGCTCGTCGCGGTCAACGGCGCGGCCGGGTTGGCCTTCGCCAACGGGGTCTGGCAGGCCCGCCGGTTGCCCGACCAGTCGGACACGCCGGCGCCCGTGGCGACCGCCTGGCACCTGATGCCGGTCCGGACCGTGCTCGACCGCCTGGGCACCACCCCGGACGGGCTGGCCAGCGCGGAGGCGCACCGCCGACACGACGGTCACGGGCCGGGCGGCGGGGACACACCCGCCGGCGGTGGACTGCTGCGGGCGTTCCTCGACGAGCTGTCCAACCCGCTCACCCCCGTACTGGCCGCCGGGGCGGTGCTCTCCGCGTCGTTCGGCTCACTTGTCGACGCCGCCTTGGTGGGCAGCGTCGTCGGCGGGTCGGCCCTGATCGGGGCGGTACACGAACGCAACACCGAACGGTCTCTGGCGGAGCTGCTGTCCCGTTCGGCGGTGACCGCGCGGGTCCGCCGGGACGGCGCCGAGCGGGTAGTCGCGGCCGAGGACCTCGTCCTCGGGGACGTCATCAGCCTCGAACCGGGAGACTCGGTGCCGGCCGACTGCCGGGTGCTCGAAGCGGTCGGGTTGGAGGCGGACGAGTCGTCGCTTACCGGCGAGTCGCTGCCTGTCGCCAAGAGCGACCGGGCGGTCGTCGCCGCGGCCATCGCCGACCGGCACTCCATGCTGTACGAGGGCACCACAGTCGCCGCCGGCCACGGAACCGCAGTGGTGGTGGCGACAGGCGTCGACACCGAATCCGGGCGCAGCCTGGCGCTTGTCAAGCAGGCGCCCCCGACCAGCGGGGTGGAAGCCCGGCTCGGCTCGTTGACAAGCGCCGCGATCCCGTTGGCCGCGGGTTCCGCGATCGCCGTGGCCGGCGCGGGGCTGCTTCGGGGCGTACCGCTGGCCGAGACGGCGGCGACCGCCGCGAACCTCGCCGTGGCGTCGGTGCCGGAGGGGCTGCCGTTCCTGGTCAGCGCCGCGCAGCTGGCCGCCGCCCGGCGGCTGGCCGAGCACGGCGCCTTGGTCCGCAACCCGCGCACGATCGAGGCGTTGGGCCGGGTCGACGTCCTCTGCTTCGACAAGACCGGCACCCTCACCGAGGGTCAGCTGCTGCTCGCCGGGGTCGGCGACGGCGTCGGCGACCGGTACGCCCCGGTGGACCGGCTCGACGACCGGCTCCGATTGACCCTCGCCACTGCCCTGCGGGCCACCCCCGCCGCGGCCAAGCCGGAAGACTTGGCGTTGCAGACCGACCGGGCGGTCCGGCGGGGCGCCGCCACGGCCGGGGTGGTGGAGCAGACCGGCGCCGCCGGTTGGCGGGCCGCCGGCGGGCTGCCGTTCGAGCCGTCCCGCGGCTACCACGCGAGCATCGGCGAGACCGAGGGTCGCCTGCTGCTGAGCGTCAAGGGCGCTCCGGAGACGGTTTTGCCGCGCTGCGCGACGCGGCGTGCCGACGGCCGGCAGGAGCCGCTTGACGACGCCGGCCGCGCGGAGCTGCACCGGCTGCTGGCCGATCGGGCCGGGGCGGGGCACCGGATCCTGGCCGTCGCGGAGTGCGAGGTGGACGCCGCGCAGGTCACCGACTCGGACGTCCGGGGGTTGACGTTCGTGGGTTTCCTGGCCCTCGCCGACGGGGTCCGGGAGAGCGCCGCCCCGGCGGTACGCCGGATCCGGCAGGCCGGCGTCCACACCATCATGATCACCGGTGACCACCCGGCCACCGCCGAGGCGATCGCCGCCACCATCAGCGAGCACGACGAGCAGCGGGTGGTCACCGCCACCGAACTCGACCAGTTGGACGACGACGCGCTCGCCGAGCGGCTGGCCCACACCGACGTGGTGGCCCGCTGCACCCCGGCGCACAAGGTGCGGATCATCCAGGCGTTGCAGAAGTGCGGGCGGACCGTGGCGATGACCGGCGACGGCGCCAACGACGCCCCGGCGATCCGGCTGGCCGACGTCGGAATCGCCCTCGGTCAACGCGGCACACCGGCAGCCCGCGCCGCCGCCGACCTGGTGGTCACCGACGACCGCCTGGAGACCATCATCGCCACCCTGGTCGAGGGTCGCGCGATGTGGTCGTCGGTCCGCCACGCGCTGAGCATCCTCGTCGGCGGCAACCTCGGCGAGATCGCGTTCAGCGTGCTCACCGCCGCGGTGACCGGCCGTTCCGCCCTCACCGGTCGGCAACTGCTGCTCGTCAACCTGCTCACCGACCTGGCGCCGGCGCTGGCCATCGCCGTCCGCCCACCCGCCTCGGACCGCACCGACGGGCTGCTCCGGGAGGGCCCCGACCAGTCGCTCGGTGAGACCCTCACCAGGGAGATCGGGCTCCGCGCGGCGTCCACCACGCTGGGCGCGACAGTAGGCTGGACGTTGGCCCGGTACACCGGACGCCAGCGGCGGGCGGGAACTGTCGCCCTCGTCTCGCTGGTCGGCACCCAGCTCGGCCAGACCATCCTGGCCGGCGGCACCAGCCCGGCGGTGCTGGCGTCCACGGCGGCGTCGCTCGGGGTGCTGGTCGTGGTGGTGCAGACGCCAGGGGTGAGCCAGTTCTTCGGCTGCACGCCGCTCGGCCCGGTGGGCTGGACGATCGGCGCCGGATCGGCGCTCGGCGCCACCTTCGCCAACGGCGCGCTCACCAGACTGGTGGAGCACCTCCCGTCGGCCCGCCCGGACCTCGCGCAGCCCACGTCCGAGACCGCCCCTGCCGAGACCGCCCCTGCCGAGACCGCCCCTGCCGAGACCGCCCCTGCCGAGACCGAGGAGACCGGCACGGACGGCTGA
- a CDS encoding MFS transporter translates to MSSRTATPVPAPAGLFVPRLRAMTVGSVALVSLLAFEALAVGTAMPTVARSLDGLALYGIAFGGPFAAGVLAMVVSGIWCDARGPRAPMWHGVGWFVVGLLIAGTAPVMTVLVVGRVVQGFGSGLLSVALYVIVGQAYPEELHRRIFAAFAAAWVVPSLVGPALAGLVVEYLGWRWVFLVVPAVAVPAVLLIHPGLRSLDRTVPTRPPAGALARIGWACGAGVSAALLHIGGQQRGAAAPAVIALALAGLLVCAPRLLPPGFLRAARGLPTVVGLRGLASAAFVGAEVVIPLMLSRERGLSPTAAGLVLTVGALAWSVGSWMQGRFPQPASRASLPRLGLCCITAGTATVALAVRPELPVAVAVLGWAVAGLGMGLLYPSLSVLTLELSAPGEQGRNSSSLQLGDSLFAATVLALTGAVLAAGSAPGPASYVVTLVVAAGLALVGALLAGRVVVDGTARPGG, encoded by the coding sequence ATGTCGAGCCGAACCGCCACCCCCGTTCCGGCCCCTGCGGGGCTGTTCGTACCCCGGCTGCGGGCGATGACTGTGGGCAGCGTCGCGCTGGTGTCGCTGCTGGCGTTCGAGGCGTTGGCGGTCGGCACCGCCATGCCGACCGTCGCGCGCAGCCTCGACGGGTTGGCGCTGTACGGCATCGCCTTCGGCGGCCCGTTCGCCGCCGGTGTGCTGGCCATGGTCGTTTCCGGCATCTGGTGTGACGCACGGGGGCCCCGAGCACCGATGTGGCACGGCGTCGGCTGGTTCGTGGTCGGGCTGCTGATCGCCGGGACCGCGCCGGTGATGACCGTGCTGGTGGTTGGACGGGTCGTGCAGGGTTTCGGCTCCGGGTTGCTCTCGGTGGCGCTCTACGTGATCGTCGGGCAGGCGTACCCCGAGGAGCTGCATCGGCGGATCTTCGCCGCGTTCGCGGCGGCGTGGGTCGTACCGTCGCTTGTCGGGCCGGCGCTTGCCGGCCTGGTCGTCGAATACCTGGGCTGGCGGTGGGTCTTTCTCGTGGTGCCGGCGGTGGCCGTCCCGGCGGTGTTGCTGATCCATCCGGGCCTGCGGTCGCTGGACCGGACCGTGCCGACCAGGCCGCCGGCCGGAGCGCTGGCGCGCATCGGCTGGGCCTGTGGGGCGGGCGTGAGCGCCGCACTGCTGCACATCGGGGGACAGCAGCGTGGCGCGGCGGCCCCGGCGGTGATCGCGCTCGCCCTGGCCGGCCTGCTGGTCTGCGCGCCGCGACTGCTGCCGCCGGGGTTCCTGCGGGCGGCTCGCGGACTGCCCACGGTTGTCGGTCTGCGCGGTCTGGCGTCGGCGGCGTTCGTCGGCGCGGAGGTGGTCATCCCGTTGATGCTCTCGCGGGAGCGGGGACTGTCACCGACCGCCGCCGGGCTTGTTCTCACGGTGGGCGCGTTGGCCTGGTCGGTGGGCTCCTGGATGCAGGGCCGCTTTCCGCAGCCGGCCTCCCGGGCCAGCCTGCCCCGGCTCGGGTTGTGCTGCATCACGGCCGGCACCGCGACTGTGGCGCTGGCCGTCCGACCCGAGCTGCCGGTGGCCGTCGCCGTGCTGGGCTGGGCGGTGGCGGGGCTCGGCATGGGCCTGCTGTACCCGTCGTTGTCGGTGCTCACCCTGGAGCTGTCCGCGCCCGGCGAGCAGGGACGCAACAGCTCGTCGCTGCAACTGGGCGACTCGCTCTTCGCGGCGACCGTGCTGGCGCTCACCGGTGCCGTCCTGGCCGCAGGGAGCGCGCCCGGCCCCGCCAGCTACGTGGTGACCCTGGTGGTGGCGGCCGGTCTGGCGCTTGTCGGCGCGCTGCTGGCCGGCCGGGTGGTGGTGGACGGGACCGCACGGCCGGGCGGGTGA